One window of the Candidatus Paceibacterota bacterium genome contains the following:
- the ruvX gene encoding Holliday junction resolvase RuvX yields MRILGIDYGTKKVGVALSDDTLSLAFPKAVLKNAPSLMGEIRGMVAANDVGEVVVGQSLKLSGEDNLLMDDIRRFVERLEKEVKLPVNLEPEFLTSAEARRGGVPEALVDASAAALILQRYLDKRKEKEE; encoded by the coding sequence ATGAGAATACTCGGAATAGATTACGGTACAAAAAAAGTGGGCGTTGCACTCTCAGACGACACGCTCTCTCTTGCGTTCCCGAAGGCGGTGTTAAAGAATGCTCCTTCACTCATGGGAGAGATCAGGGGTATGGTTGCTGCAAATGACGTAGGAGAAGTGGTGGTCGGGCAATCGCTCAAGCTCTCCGGTGAAGACAATTTGCTTATGGATGACATCCGGCGGTTTGTTGAACGACTTGAAAAGGAGGTTAAGCTTCCGGTCAACCTTGAGCCGGAGTTTCTTACCTCTGCTGAAGCGCGGAGAGGGGGAGTGCCAGAAGCGCTTGTGGATGCCTCGGCAGCAGCGCTCATTTTGCAACGCTATCTTGATAAGCGTAAGGAGAAAGAAGAGTAG
- the metG gene encoding methionine--tRNA ligase subunit beta: MISFDDFKKVEIRLGKVISAERVPETDKLIRLEVDLGDEKRQIVSGIAEYTTPEDLVGRTFPFVTNLEPRIIKGLESNGMILAASNDAGFSFLEPSSAIAPGTRIG, from the coding sequence ATGATCTCTTTTGACGATTTCAAAAAAGTGGAGATACGTCTTGGCAAAGTTATTTCAGCCGAGCGTGTGCCGGAGACTGATAAACTAATCCGGCTTGAGGTTGATCTTGGTGATGAAAAGCGACAGATTGTCTCAGGTATCGCGGAGTATACTACTCCCGAGGATCTTGTTGGTCGCACATTCCCCTTTGTGACCAACCTCGAGCCGAGAATAATCAAAGGACTTGAGAGTAACGGTATGATCCTTGCAGCCTCAAATGACGCAGGGTTCTCATTTCTTGAGCCGTCCTCTGCGATCGCTCCAGGAACACGTATTGGATAA
- a CDS encoding VTT domain-containing protein, whose amino-acid sequence MYQRLTLLHTRSIDWFKQRAHGAYAKAWLFFLSFTESSFLFIPPDILLIAILLAGSRQWMYYGLLTSVASILGAVFGYVVALFFYDTLGIHIVDFYHLKEEVVLAQTLFNNNAFWVIFTAAFTPIPYKVFVLAAGFLKVNFFVFLVASIIGRSLRYIIIAYVVHLLGERAVKLLSRYSIALTIAVVVIVTVFIVKQII is encoded by the coding sequence ATGTATCAACGTCTCACACTCCTTCATACGCGTAGTATTGACTGGTTTAAACAGCGTGCGCATGGGGCATACGCCAAAGCTTGGCTCTTCTTTCTTTCATTCACTGAATCGTCGTTCCTCTTTATACCACCCGATATACTATTGATTGCCATCTTGCTCGCTGGGTCTCGACAGTGGATGTATTATGGATTGCTTACATCGGTCGCCTCAATACTTGGTGCGGTGTTTGGATATGTTGTTGCATTGTTCTTCTACGACACTCTCGGTATTCACATTGTTGATTTTTATCACCTTAAAGAAGAAGTCGTCTTAGCGCAGACGCTTTTTAACAACAATGCGTTTTGGGTCATATTCACCGCCGCCTTTACACCGATCCCATATAAGGTATTTGTTCTTGCCGCTGGATTTCTTAAGGTGAATTTTTTTGTGTTTCTTGTTGCATCGATTATTGGTCGCAGTCTTCGATATATCATCATTGCGTATGTGGTGCATCTCCTTGGGGAGCGCGCAGTAAAGTTGTTGTCTCGTTACTCAATCGCGCTTACGATCGCAGTGGTTGTTATTGTTACTGTCTTTATCGTTAAGCAGATCATCTGA
- the pilM gene encoding pilus assembly protein PilM, whose protein sequence is MQVLPEHERRSSIHEKILDSFPPPKFLNIAATGVDISDTSVKVMHLKQTKAGHIPDFFEERRMTPGIVHGGEIKDTESLVKVLTALRRKHNISFVRASLPEEKAYLFQTTVPHIEDRKQLRNNIEFQLEEHVPISPEQSIFDYDIIEVRPEGIEVSVTVFPKPVITNYQQAFREAGMTPVAFEIEGQAMANAIIPRGDVKTYMIVDFGRKRSGISIVKNGIVTFTSTVDVGGDELTEHIIEYLGVNESKSLKFKNKEGLLGLDEGNKELHDALIQSVTSLRDEVHRHFLYWNNRERDHGKDYQVGEIILCGGNASLAGLPEFLSSTVKVPVTRADVWQNAFSYEEYIPQMSRETALSYATVIGLALT, encoded by the coding sequence ATGCAAGTGTTACCAGAGCACGAACGACGTTCCTCAATACACGAAAAAATCCTAGACTCTTTTCCTCCGCCAAAGTTTCTCAATATTGCCGCAACTGGCGTAGATATATCGGATACTTCGGTCAAGGTTATGCATCTTAAGCAGACGAAAGCTGGTCACATCCCCGACTTCTTTGAGGAGCGCAGGATGACACCGGGGATCGTGCATGGTGGCGAGATAAAGGATACAGAATCACTGGTCAAGGTGCTTACTGCGCTTCGAAGGAAGCATAATATATCGTTCGTGCGCGCGTCGCTCCCAGAGGAGAAAGCATATCTCTTTCAAACAACCGTTCCACATATTGAAGATCGGAAACAGCTGAGAAACAATATTGAATTTCAACTCGAGGAACATGTGCCTATTTCTCCGGAGCAGTCAATATTTGACTATGACATTATTGAGGTGCGACCGGAAGGTATTGAGGTGAGTGTGACAGTCTTTCCAAAACCGGTTATCACTAACTATCAGCAGGCGTTTCGTGAGGCAGGCATGACACCGGTTGCTTTCGAGATTGAGGGGCAAGCCATGGCGAACGCAATCATTCCACGTGGAGATGTTAAGACATACATGATCGTTGATTTTGGTCGTAAGCGTAGTGGGATCTCAATAGTGAAGAATGGCATCGTAACCTTTACTTCAACTGTCGATGTTGGTGGTGATGAATTAACCGAGCATATCATTGAGTATCTTGGGGTGAATGAGTCTAAGTCATTGAAGTTCAAAAACAAAGAAGGTCTTCTTGGTCTTGATGAAGGAAACAAAGAACTCCACGATGCACTTATTCAATCAGTAACCTCACTCAGGGACGAAGTTCATAGGCACTTCCTCTATTGGAATAATCGGGAACGTGACCACGGAAAGGATTATCAAGTGGGGGAAATTATCCTCTGCGGAGGGAATGCGTCGCTTGCGGGGTTGCCCGAATTTCTTTCTTCTACGGTAAAAGTGCCGGTGACGCGAGCTGATGTGTGGCAGAACGCGTTTTCATATGAGGAATACATACCGCAGATGAGTCGAGAGACCGCACTTTCGTATGCGACAGTGATTGGTTTGGCGCTTACGTAG
- a CDS encoding PilN domain-containing protein encodes MANVLPQKERKRFQREYALRLGVVVLVLVIISAVFCSILLVPSFFMSILKEESIARQSELINKAIAIREKDASTASLLIFRQKLNALKEIQEQVLQTDVIETIARNTNDSVVVDALYYTKGSDATSQVKVSGRARSRTMLITFADNLNQEHLFTSVDLPVSNLAKDSNIVFSMTLTGEF; translated from the coding sequence ATGGCAAACGTATTACCACAAAAAGAACGAAAGAGGTTTCAGCGAGAGTACGCGCTCCGTCTTGGGGTTGTTGTCCTCGTGTTGGTAATAATCTCTGCAGTGTTCTGCAGCATTCTTCTTGTCCCCTCATTTTTTATGTCGATCCTTAAAGAGGAATCCATTGCTCGACAATCTGAACTTATTAATAAGGCAATCGCTATTCGTGAGAAGGATGCGTCGACAGCTTCGCTCCTCATATTTCGGCAGAAGCTTAATGCTCTCAAAGAGATACAAGAGCAGGTGCTCCAAACAGATGTTATTGAGACAATCGCGCGAAACACAAACGATTCGGTGGTTGTTGACGCGCTTTATTATACAAAGGGAAGTGATGCTACTTCCCAAGTTAAGGTCTCTGGGCGCGCGCGTTCACGGACCATGCTTATTACGTTCGCGGACAACCTTAATCAAGAGCATCTCTTCACCTCGGTCGATCTGCCCGTTTCTAATCTCGCAAAAGACTCGAACATTGTCTTCTCAATGACGCTCACTGGAGAATTTTAG
- a CDS encoding acylphosphatase: MENQEITCKITGKVQMVMFRDFVQRHARSLGIRGTVENLDDGSVEVVAQGSEDKLKKLIEHLHKGPFLARVLRVDTRWREPSGEFDSFSILY; the protein is encoded by the coding sequence ATGGAAAATCAAGAGATTACCTGTAAGATAACGGGGAAAGTCCAAATGGTTATGTTTCGTGATTTTGTGCAGCGCCACGCGCGTTCGCTCGGGATTCGTGGTACGGTAGAAAATCTGGACGATGGCTCGGTTGAGGTGGTCGCACAGGGGAGCGAGGACAAGCTCAAAAAGCTTATAGAGCACCTCCATAAAGGGCCGTTTCTCGCACGAGTGCTTCGGGTGGACACACGATGGCGGGAACCAAGTGGAGAGTTTGATAGTTTTAGTATTTTATATTAG
- the uppS gene encoding polyprenyl diphosphate synthase, translated as MENKKNIPKCIGIIMDGNRRWAKEQGLTSLEGHQRGYEKLKEVLGWAKDVGIENMITYAFSTENWNRSEEEVSYLLDLFRKMLTEELEELMKEDARIIFAGDISRFPEDIQTSIAEVHKKTKDKTPFTLVVALSYGGRAEILRAVNEIVMNADSGDKHVVTEEEFARHLWTKDVPDPDMIIRTGGEWRLSGFLPWQSVYSELFFPETYWPAFTKEEFDGLIAEFAQRERRRGK; from the coding sequence ATGGAGAACAAGAAGAATATTCCAAAATGTATTGGCATCATCATGGACGGCAACCGTCGGTGGGCAAAAGAGCAGGGGCTCACGTCGCTTGAGGGGCACCAACGTGGGTACGAGAAGCTTAAAGAAGTTCTTGGGTGGGCTAAGGATGTGGGTATTGAAAACATGATCACCTACGCGTTCTCCACAGAGAACTGGAATCGTTCAGAGGAGGAGGTTTCTTACCTGTTGGATCTGTTCCGTAAGATGTTGACCGAAGAGCTTGAAGAACTGATGAAGGAAGACGCACGCATTATCTTCGCCGGAGACATATCGCGTTTCCCGGAGGATATCCAAACAAGCATTGCTGAGGTTCACAAGAAGACTAAAGACAAGACCCCGTTCACCCTTGTTGTTGCACTCTCGTACGGCGGGAGGGCTGAAATCTTGCGTGCGGTCAATGAGATCGTCATGAACGCTGACTCGGGAGACAAGCACGTGGTCACTGAAGAAGAATTTGCGCGACATCTTTGGACGAAGGATGTCCCCGACCCGGACATGATTATACGTACCGGCGGTGAGTGGCGTCTTTCCGGTTTCTTGCCGTGGCAATCAGTCTACAGTGAACTCTTTTTCCCAGAAACTTATTGGCCGGCGTTCACCAAGGAAGAGTTCGACGGACTTATTGCAGAGTTTGCGCAGCGCGAGCGGCGAAGAGGAAAGTAA
- a CDS encoding RluA family pseudouridine synthase, translating to MEIPILYEDNDLVAINKPAGLIVHFDGRNEEPSIVDWLLERYPEAAGVGEDGVSPQGVHIPRSGIVHRLDRTTSGVMIVVKTQEAHTFIKKQFQERTMDKRYAALVYGHPKADRGVIDMEIGRTKKKPRKWSAQPGKSGTLRSAITEWRVIDRLLDSETGEPVTYLTASPKTGRTHQIRVHLKAIHHPIVCDHIYAPKKVCIGGLERPALHARSISFNLLNGERKTIEAPLPEDFERVLKNLRNIAEE from the coding sequence ATGGAAATACCAATATTATACGAAGATAATGATCTTGTGGCGATAAATAAGCCCGCGGGTCTTATTGTGCATTTTGACGGTCGCAACGAAGAGCCCTCAATTGTTGATTGGCTGCTTGAGCGCTATCCGGAAGCAGCAGGAGTGGGGGAGGACGGTGTGAGCCCTCAGGGTGTGCATATTCCGCGGTCGGGTATCGTGCATCGACTTGATCGCACCACCTCAGGTGTGATGATTGTTGTAAAGACCCAAGAGGCACACACGTTCATCAAAAAGCAGTTTCAAGAGCGCACTATGGACAAGCGGTACGCGGCGCTGGTCTACGGACACCCAAAGGCCGACCGTGGTGTGATCGATATGGAGATTGGTCGCACAAAAAAGAAGCCACGAAAATGGAGTGCACAACCGGGAAAGAGTGGCACGCTTCGCTCGGCAATCACTGAGTGGCGCGTGATCGATCGTCTCTTGGATTCTGAAACAGGAGAGCCCGTCACCTACCTCACCGCAAGCCCAAAGACCGGACGTACACATCAGATTCGTGTCCACCTCAAAGCAATCCACCACCCTATTGTCTGCGATCATATCTACGCACCTAAAAAGGTGTGTATTGGCGGGCTGGAGCGTCCAGCGCTCCACGCGCGCTCAATCAGCTTCAATCTCCTTAATGGTGAGCGCAAGACCATTGAGGCACCACTGCCGGAGGATTTTGAGCGAGTACTCAAAAACCTACGTAATATTGCAGAAGAATAA
- the rplS gene encoding 50S ribosomal protein L19 has product MNQAAGQEGVKISPVNMDNRKEIGIRVGDSVRVWQKIEEKGKTRLQAFEGLVLARKHGDEPGATFTVRRVSSGVGVEKIFPLYSPMIDKIEIVKRSKVRRAKLYHIREKVAREIKRQMRKMQLVDITSKSETEEAAAAEAAVKAAEEAEAAKVAEAEAAAKAAEEAKAAEVVAETEEAPAEEEKKEEAPAEEPAPAETPTEEDKKSE; this is encoded by the coding sequence ATGAATCAAGCAGCAGGCCAAGAAGGAGTCAAGATCTCTCCAGTCAATATGGACAACCGCAAGGAAATCGGAATCCGTGTCGGTGATAGTGTTCGTGTGTGGCAGAAGATCGAAGAGAAAGGAAAGACGCGACTTCAGGCGTTTGAAGGTTTGGTGCTTGCCCGCAAGCATGGCGACGAGCCAGGAGCAACATTCACTGTACGCCGCGTTTCAAGCGGCGTCGGGGTTGAGAAGATCTTCCCGCTCTACTCTCCTATGATTGATAAGATCGAGATTGTGAAGCGATCAAAGGTACGCCGTGCGAAGCTCTATCATATTCGTGAGAAGGTTGCGCGTGAGATCAAGCGTCAGATGCGTAAGATGCAGCTCGTTGATATCACTTCAAAGTCTGAGACTGAGGAAGCGGCAGCTGCTGAGGCTGCAGTGAAGGCAGCGGAAGAGGCTGAAGCAGCAAAGGTCGCGGAGGCAGAAGCGGCAGCAAAAGCTGCTGAAGAAGCAAAAGCAGCCGAAGTGGTTGCCGAGACAGAAGAAGCTCCGGCAGAAGAAGAGAAGAAAGAGGAAGCTCCGGCAGAAGAGCCCGCTCCGGCAGAAACACCTACAGAGGAAGATAAGAAATCAGAGTAA
- a CDS encoding DUF2238 domain-containing protein, whose product MKFGFGEWLLVLFNTLYIAAFGLYYVSIKNYEFLWYVAVLVFFFTLILTTLSKSNFNQFILWCLSIWGLLHMAGGGIPVGDSVLYAYQVLPLFNGTGDFVLIKFDQLVHVFGFFVTTLVAFHLLRPYLNNKTRWSVVYALLVLIGMGAGSLNEIVEFIAVVIFSETGVGGYANTLLDLVSNTIGAILAIGVIHFRRRD is encoded by the coding sequence ATGAAATTCGGATTTGGTGAGTGGCTCCTCGTTCTGTTTAATACTCTGTATATTGCAGCGTTCGGGCTCTACTATGTGAGTATCAAAAACTATGAGTTCCTCTGGTATGTGGCAGTGCTCGTCTTTTTCTTTACACTCATCCTTACCACACTCTCAAAAAGCAACTTCAATCAATTTATTCTCTGGTGTCTCTCGATCTGGGGACTGCTCCACATGGCGGGTGGTGGCATCCCGGTGGGCGACAGTGTGCTCTATGCATACCAGGTACTCCCGCTCTTTAACGGCACTGGAGACTTTGTTCTTATTAAGTTTGATCAGCTCGTGCACGTCTTTGGTTTCTTTGTGACAACACTTGTGGCATTTCATTTGCTTCGCCCATATCTTAACAACAAGACTCGATGGTCTGTGGTGTACGCACTTCTTGTGCTTATTGGGATGGGTGCAGGGTCACTTAATGAGATCGTTGAGTTTATCGCAGTGGTCATATTCTCTGAGACAGGGGTCGGTGGCTACGCGAACACGCTTCTCGACTTAGTGTCTAACACGATTGGAGCTATTTTAGCGATTGGTGTGATTCATTTCCGTAGAAGAGACTGA
- a CDS encoding cation:proton antiporter: protein MGEFYPLFLILFAGVVFSMIFRRVHVPWVVGLILGGILVGPHVFNLIEVTPTLDFIAQIGLIFLMFMAGLETNLSSFKNFRGQLLFLSLINGAIPFIVGFGLALTLGHSLTIAILIGIIFVSSSIAVVIPSLERLGLLHTRLGQSVIMTTVIQDIASLILLSIVLQSIDPVTQIPLYLFYPLLIVILVMFRLLLPKIRWLFTAGVRGTKDLFQQEFRSTFLILVGTVIVFELLGLHHIIAGFFVGLVLSDSIVNPKIRENIHTISYGFFVPVFFILIGVQTDIRVFANVSGAALLTIGVILASMSSKLISGWLGGRLVGFSNDQSLLFGISSIPQLSTTLAVAFSAFSLNLIGEGLLTAMVALSVVTVVISPALMNIFSTRIQRAAYRNHIK, encoded by the coding sequence ATGGGAGAATTCTACCCTCTTTTCTTAATACTCTTTGCCGGAGTTGTCTTTTCAATGATATTCCGACGTGTGCACGTGCCGTGGGTGGTGGGACTCATCCTTGGTGGCATACTCGTGGGACCGCATGTGTTTAACCTTATTGAGGTCACCCCCACACTCGATTTTATTGCGCAAATCGGACTCATATTCCTAATGTTCATGGCAGGGCTCGAGACAAATCTCTCGAGCTTTAAGAACTTTCGAGGACAATTACTCTTCCTTTCTCTTATTAACGGTGCTATACCGTTTATTGTTGGTTTTGGACTTGCACTCACGCTCGGTCACAGTCTGACGATTGCCATCCTCATTGGGATCATCTTTGTTTCTTCCTCAATTGCTGTGGTTATACCCTCTCTTGAGAGACTTGGACTCCTTCACACCCGCCTCGGACAGTCAGTGATTATGACGACGGTGATACAGGACATTGCAAGTTTAATACTTCTCTCCATCGTCCTTCAGAGCATCGATCCAGTTACCCAAATCCCGCTTTATTTATTCTATCCACTCCTCATCGTCATCCTGGTGATGTTCCGCCTACTACTCCCTAAAATCCGCTGGCTCTTTACTGCGGGAGTGCGTGGAACAAAAGATCTCTTCCAGCAAGAGTTCCGTTCAACTTTTCTGATACTCGTTGGGACAGTAATTGTCTTCGAACTGCTCGGGCTTCACCATATTATTGCAGGGTTCTTTGTTGGTCTTGTTCTTTCAGACTCAATAGTAAACCCAAAAATAAGAGAAAATATTCACACTATTAGCTACGGTTTTTTTGTACCGGTGTTTTTTATACTCATCGGTGTACAAACCGACATCAGAGTTTTCGCAAACGTCAGTGGTGCGGCACTGCTCACTATAGGCGTCATCCTTGCTTCAATGTCATCAAAACTGATTAGCGGCTGGCTTGGTGGTAGGTTGGTCGGGTTCAGCAACGATCAATCGCTTCTTTTTGGTATCTCGTCAATTCCACAACTCTCAACAACGCTCGCAGTCGCATTCTCTGCGTTCTCTCTTAACCTCATTGGAGAGGGTTTGCTCACCGCCATGGTTGCTCTGAGTGTGGTGACTGTTGTTATAAGCCCTGCGCTGATGAATATATTTAGTACACGAATACAGCGCGCAGCATACAGAAACCACATCAAGTAG